The genomic stretch GGCCCTGAGGTACAGGTCGTTGCATTGGTGCCGGTGGCCGGTCCCGTGCCGCCGCCGATCATGGTGGTGACGCCGCTCATCAGCGCTTCTTCGATCTGCTGCGGGCAGATGAAGTGGATGTGCGTGTCGATGCCGCCGGCGGTGAGGATCATGCCTTCGCCGGCAATCACTTCGGTACTGGCGCCGATGGCGATGTTCACGTTCGGCTGGACGTCCGGGTTGCCGGCCTTGCCGATGGCGGCGATGCGCCCGTCCTTGAGGCCGACGTCAGCCTTGACGATGCCCCAGTGGTCGATGATCAGCGCGTTGGTGATGACAGTGTCGACCACTTCGGCCGCCAGCAACTGGCTCTGGCCCTGGCCGTCGCGGATCACTTTGCCGCCACCGAACTTCACTTCTTCGCCGTAGGTGGTGAAGTCTTGCTCAACTTCGATCCACAGCTCGGTGTCGGCCAGGCGCACCTTGTCGCCGACGGTGGGGCCGAACATGTCGGCGTAGGCTTGTCTGGAAATCTTCATCTAGCGTCCTTCAGGAAAATAACGACACACGCGGACTCAGAGGTCACCCATGACCCGTCCGGCAAACCCGAACACCCGCCGGTGCCCGGCGTAATCCACCAGTTCCACTTCGCGGCTCTGGCCCGGCTCGAAACGCACGGCCGTACCCGCCGGGATGTTCAGGCGCATGCCACGGCTGGCGGCGCGGTCGAAGGTCAGGGCGTCGTTGGTCTCGAAAAAGTGGTAGTGCGAACCGACCTGGATCGGCCGGTCGCCGCTGTTCGCCACTTTCAGGCTGATCGTGCGACGACCGACGTTGAGTTCGATG from Pseudomonas allokribbensis encodes the following:
- a CDS encoding urease subunit beta; the protein is MIPGEYRIQPGDIELNVGRRTISLKVANSGDRPIQVGSHYHFFETNDALTFDRAASRGMRLNIPAGTAVRFEPGQSREVELVDYAGHRRVFGFAGRVMGDL